Proteins co-encoded in one Malus domestica chromosome 09, GDT2T_hap1 genomic window:
- the LOC139198549 gene encoding uncharacterized protein, producing the protein MPHFTSFKGDRDPERHLKHYRSAMVLYRNNDALMCKIFATTLQGEAQDWFHTLPARSIRNFDDLSLVFTKEYSSYRSIKKKSDHLFNVKKNPKKSLSDYVKRFKAEKAKIVGCDNSIASAAFQKGLPADHPLFGEMIMKEDLTLADSFALADKHALWGEARQAEKAPEQPRKELTAAQKKDEKQPNKGRQEVKRRDRPTTKEGLITNNYSKFSIPIHQILRDIKNEPWFKLPKQSKGDTSKLDHTKYCAFHRGPGHTTKDCFTWKNYLEKLVKEGKVYRYLDKPAEQPKRNTDRDEEPPTKMI; encoded by the coding sequence ATGCCGcacttcacatctttcaaaggagatAGGGATCCCGAAAGACACTTGAAGCATTACCGAAGTGCGATGGTCCTCTATCGGAATAATGATGCCCTTATGTGTAAAATATTCGCCACTACTTTACAAGGTgaggcacaagattggtttcatACCTTGCCGGCACGATCCATCCGgaattttgatgatctttccttggttttcaccaaagaatactcatcttatcgttcgatcaagaaaaagtccgaTCACTTGTTCAAcgtaaagaaaaacccaaaaaagtcACTTAGCGATTACGTGAAgagattcaaagcagagaaggcgaaGATCGTCGGATGCGATAACTCGATAGCaagtgcagccttccaaaaaggactaccagcagaccacccactgtttggagaaatgatcatgaaagaagacctaACTCTAGCAGATTCCTTTGCTTTGGcagataagcatgcactttggggcGAGGCTCGACAAGCAGAAAAGGCTCCCGAACAGCCTCGAAAAGAGTTGACAGCTGCTCAAAAGAAGGATGAAAAGCAACCCAACAAGGGCAGGCAGGAGGTCAAGCGCAGGGATCGACCCACAACCAAAGAAGGCCTGATAACCAATAACTATTCTAAATTCTCAAttccgattcatcaaatccttcgTGACATCAAGAATGAACCATGGTTCAAATTGCCGAAACAGTCAAAaggagatacttccaagttggaccaCACCAAGTATTGCGCATTCCACCGAGGTCCTGGTCACACAACTAAAGACTGCTtcacttggaagaactacctagagAAACTCGTGAAAGAAGGGAAAGTCTATAGATATTTGGACAAGCCAGCTGAGCAGCCAAAAAGGAATACAGACAGAGATGAGGAGCCACCAACTAAGATGATTTGA
- the LOC103442598 gene encoding uncharacterized protein gives MGVLVKLIDALLFLLLLAIAFTTPLIEAQACLPRNLYPDILVDLRNWYTRESGDYLMTEMPDFYVGIMWVELVFQWPLVIVNLYGILAGKPWFNITCFSYGIFLFTSMVPIFAELTWSGRAHDKLLTVYYCFLSLGVLAILRGLLPNSSTKHAVTIGKRPASGRKKRV, from the exons atgggTGTTCTTGTCAAGCTTATTGATGCGTTACTCTTTCTCTTGCTCCTGGCGATCGCTTTCACAACGCCATTGATTGAAGCGCAAGCATGCCTCCCTCGCAATCTCTACCCGGACATTCTCGTGGACCTCAGGAATTGGTACACTCGTGAGTCCGGCGACTATCTCATGACCGAAATGCCTGATTTCTACGTCGGGATCATGTGGGTTGAGCTTGTTTTCCAGTGGCCTCTCGTGATAGTTAACCTTTACGGTATCTTGGCTGGAAAGCCTTGGTTCAACATTACGTGCTTCAGCTATGGaatatttcttttcacttccATG GTGCCAATATTTGCAGAATTGACGTGGTCAGGAAGGGCACATGATAAGCTACTGACGGTGTACTATTGTTTCTTGAGTTTGGGAGTTTTAGCCATACTTCGTGGGCTGCTACCCAACTCATCAACCAAGCATGCTGTAACCATTGGCAAGAGACCCGCTTCAGGCAGGAAGAAGAGAGTTTAA
- the LOC103442599 gene encoding uncharacterized protein encodes MSETRPVPRRESPWGRPEGDHREPKAHRCNDRAEDVIQACFEGNPFKTVPGPFKLFWQCMRSKPGEEPTEPFTYLQLDPPTREVKLE; translated from the exons ATGAGCGAGACTCGACCGGTGCCAAGGAGAGAGAGCCCATGGGGGAGGCCGGAGGGAGATCATCGCGAACCGAAGGCCCACCGCTGCAATGACCGGGCGGAGGACGTGATCCAG GCTTGTTTCGAGGGAAACCCATTTAAGACTGTTCCAGGGCCATTTAAGCTCTTCTGGCAGTGCATGCGATCAAAACCCGG GGAAGAACCAACAGAGCCATTTACATATTTGCAGCTGGATCCCCCAACAAGAGAGGTGAAACTTGAGTGA
- the LOC103442597 gene encoding uncharacterized protein, which produces MGVFVKIIDGFLFVNFAMAAVCAVLIDTQLCLPPSLFPSSVVEIKNWYAREFDDYLVEQKPHFLVGLIWVELILQWPLLVANLYAILTAKPWFNTTCLVYGVSFFTTMGAVLTEMLRSGKASKKMLNVHYAAMGLAVLSILRGLLPPSAAATPTSGKGITKRTDPRKKTM; this is translated from the exons ATGGGTGTTTTTGTGAAGATAATCGACGGGTTTCTCTTTGTGAATTTTGCCATGGCGGCGGTGTGCGCGGTGTTGATAGATACACAGTTGTGTCTGCCTCCAAGCCTCTTCCCAAGCTCGGTGGTGGAGATCAAGAACTGGTATGCTCGCGAGTTCGATGATTATCTCGTTGAACAGAAGCCTCATTTCTTGGTTGGCCTCATTTGGGTTGAGCTTATATTGCAGTGGCCTCTTCTCGTTGCCAACTTGTATGCAATTTTGACTGCTAAGCCTTGGTTCAACACCACCTGCTTGGTCTATGGCGTCTCTTTCTTCACTACCATG GGCGCTGTATTAACAGAGATGTTAAGGTCCGGCAAGGCATCTAAGAAAATGTTGAATGTGCACTACGCTGCTATGGGGTTGGCTGTTCTGTCCATACTGCGCGGTCTGCTCCCACCGTCCGCTGCCGCTACTCCAACCAGCGGCAagggaataaccaaaaggacaGACCCACGAAAGAAAACGATGTAG